A portion of the Phyllopteryx taeniolatus isolate TA_2022b chromosome 15, UOR_Ptae_1.2, whole genome shotgun sequence genome contains these proteins:
- the exosc2 gene encoding exosome complex component RRP4, translating into MAADMRLPAIRKLVSFCLSTGDRRDLVVPGDVITSDSGFMRGHGTYVDEEKLTASVAGEVQRVDKLICVRPLKTRFNGEVGDVVVGRITEVQQKRWKVETNSRLDSVLLLSSVNLPGGELRRRSAEDELTMREYLLEGDLISAEVQSVFSDGALSLHTRSLKYGKLGQGVLVQLSPSLIKRQKTHFHNLPCGASIILGNNGFVWLYPTPGQQEEEAGGFYTSHEPVSLSDREVISRLRNCLLALAAHKVRLFDTSVLYCYESSLQHQVKDILKPEVMEEVVMLTQQKLIEQEG; encoded by the exons ATGGCGGCTGACATGAGATTACCAGCTATTCGAAAACTAGTATCTTTTTGTCTTTCCACTGGGGACAGAAGAGATTTGGTCGTGCCCGGCGATGTGATCACGTCAGACTCTGGTTTCATGAG GGGCCATGGTACTTATGTGGATGAGGAGAAACTGACTGCTTCTGTGGCTGGAGAAGTGCAGCGAGTGGACAAACTCATTTGTGTGAGACCACTCAAGACTAG GTTCAACGGTGAGGTTGGTGATGTGGTGGTTGGCAGAATCACAGAG GTACAACAGAAACGATGGAAGGTAGAGACAAACTCCCGACTCGACTCCGTCCTTTTGTTGTCTTCCGTCAACCTTCCTGGAGGAGAactg AGGAGAAGATCAGCAGAAGACGAGCTCACCATGAGAGAATATCTACTCGAGGGAGACCTCATCAGt GCAGAGGTGCAGTCTGTCTTCTCAGATGGCGCCTTGTCACTTCACACTCGTAGCTTAAAGTATGGGAAA CTCGGCCAGGGGGTGCTCGTCCAGCTTTCTCCGTCTCTCATCAAAAGACAGAAAACACATTTCCACAACCTCCCGTGCGGGGCCTCCATCATCCTAGGTAATAACGGCTTTGTGTGGCTGTATCCCACACCGGgacagcaggaggaggaggccggGGGCTTCTACACCAGCCACGAG CCTGTCAGCCTGTCTGACCGCGAGGTCATTTCCCGGTTAAGGAACTGCCTGCTGGCTTTGGCGGCGCACAAGGTCCGACTGTTTGACACCAGTGTTCTCTACTGCTATGAATCTTCACTACAACACCAG GTTAAAGACATTCTGAAACCAGAAGTGATGGAGGAGGTTGTAATGCTGACACAACAGAAGCTTATTGAACAGGAAGGTTAA